From Cellulosimicrobium cellulans, the proteins below share one genomic window:
- a CDS encoding ABC transporter permease, giving the protein MSTVDIAPTTVAPHPAPARPRARRGLAAFARDTGIVLVRELRPVLHDPFSVMFGLVQPIVFLALFGPLLVGSLGGTTTGQEVLGGNVWQWFVPSILVMTTLFGTTTTGANLLVELQTGAHERMLVAPLSRASLLVGRALKEMVPIVAQSVVVVLVMLPFGFELHPAGAVVGLALLAVFGVGIGSLSYALALAVRKQDWMFWVVQQTLIFPLMILSGMLLPLETGPRWMQVASDVNPLRYVVDAERALFAGDLTASAVAWGWVAAVVTAAVGLAVGIRTMVRTTD; this is encoded by the coding sequence ATGAGCACCGTCGACATCGCCCCCACCACCGTCGCCCCGCACCCGGCTCCCGCCCGTCCCCGCGCTCGCCGCGGGCTCGCCGCCTTCGCGCGCGACACCGGGATCGTGCTCGTCCGCGAGCTGCGGCCCGTGCTGCACGACCCGTTCTCCGTGATGTTCGGGCTCGTCCAGCCGATCGTCTTCCTCGCGCTGTTCGGTCCCCTGCTCGTCGGGTCGCTCGGCGGCACGACGACCGGGCAGGAGGTCCTGGGCGGCAACGTCTGGCAGTGGTTCGTCCCGTCCATCCTCGTGATGACCACGCTCTTCGGGACCACCACGACCGGCGCGAACCTGCTCGTCGAGCTCCAGACGGGCGCGCACGAGCGCATGCTCGTCGCCCCGCTCTCACGGGCCTCGCTGCTCGTGGGCCGCGCCCTCAAGGAGATGGTCCCGATCGTCGCGCAGTCGGTCGTGGTCGTGCTCGTCATGCTCCCGTTCGGGTTCGAGCTCCACCCGGCCGGCGCCGTCGTCGGGCTCGCGCTGCTCGCCGTGTTCGGCGTCGGGATCGGGTCGCTCAGCTACGCGCTCGCGCTCGCGGTGCGCAAGCAGGACTGGATGTTCTGGGTCGTGCAGCAGACCCTGATCTTCCCGCTCATGATCCTGTCCGGCATGCTCCTGCCGCTCGAGACCGGGCCCCGCTGGATGCAGGTCGCGTCCGACGTCAACCCGCTCCGGTACGTCGTCGACGCCGAGCGCGCGCTGTTCGCCGGCGACCTCACCGCCTCCGCCGTCGCGTGGGGCTGGGTCGCCGCCGTCGTGACGGCCGCCGTCGGCCTCGCCGTCGGGATCCGCACCATGGTGCGCACCACCGACTGA
- a CDS encoding aldo/keto reductase, which yields MRYRTIGDGRTSFDVSTLCLGTMNMGTLVDEDTSFAILDRYREAGGTFLDTANNYSFWAGGHGRDSEDLLGRWLASRGVRDEVRIATKLGAAKKDPALPLQNVEPTNFQGLGADVVGYEAHESLRHLGVDHVDVLYGHVDDHGTAIAETVGAFGKLQAEGVVGITGISNVALWRVVEAREEALRQGVAPYGLVQQNYTYAYPTPEVGRHNWASYELLDYAASTGVDGRPPLAVTAYSPILQGAYVRRDKPLWDGFDHPTTRERIRLLHEVAGELGATPNQVVLAWLLGGEHPVVPIIGPSTIEQLDELLGAADLELDPELRARLDAA from the coding sequence ATGCGGTACCGCACCATCGGCGACGGGCGCACCTCCTTCGACGTGTCGACCCTCTGCCTCGGCACGATGAACATGGGCACGCTCGTCGACGAGGACACGTCGTTCGCGATCCTCGACCGCTACCGCGAGGCGGGCGGCACGTTCCTCGACACGGCGAACAACTACAGCTTCTGGGCCGGCGGCCACGGCCGCGACAGCGAGGACCTCCTCGGCCGCTGGCTCGCGAGCCGCGGCGTGCGCGACGAGGTGCGCATCGCGACCAAGCTCGGCGCGGCGAAGAAGGACCCGGCCCTGCCGCTGCAGAACGTCGAGCCCACGAACTTCCAGGGCCTCGGCGCCGACGTCGTCGGGTACGAGGCGCACGAGAGCCTGCGCCACCTCGGCGTCGACCACGTGGACGTGCTGTACGGGCACGTCGACGACCACGGCACGGCGATCGCCGAGACCGTCGGCGCGTTCGGCAAGCTCCAGGCCGAGGGCGTCGTCGGCATCACGGGCATCTCGAACGTCGCGCTGTGGCGCGTCGTCGAGGCGCGCGAGGAGGCGCTGCGCCAGGGCGTCGCGCCCTACGGGCTCGTCCAGCAGAACTACACCTACGCCTACCCGACGCCCGAGGTCGGTCGGCACAACTGGGCGTCGTACGAGCTGCTCGACTACGCGGCGTCCACCGGCGTCGACGGCCGCCCACCGCTCGCCGTCACCGCCTACTCGCCGATCCTCCAAGGGGCGTACGTGCGCCGCGACAAGCCGCTGTGGGACGGGTTCGACCACCCGACCACGCGCGAGCGCATCCGCCTCCTCCACGAGGTCGCGGGCGAGCTCGGCGCGACGCCCAACCAGGTCGTGCTCGCATGGCTCCTCGGGGGCGAGCACCCGGTCGTCCCGATCATCGGGCCGAGCACGATCGAGCAGCTCGACGAGCTCCTCGGCGCGGCCGACCTCGAGCTCGACCCGGAGCTGCGCGCCCGCCTCGACGCCGCCTGA
- a CDS encoding helix-turn-helix transcriptional regulator produces MLETSGRLLRLLSLLQARRDWPGPALAERLDVSPRTVRRDVDRLRELGYPVRATKGPDGGYRLDAGADVPPLLFDDEQAVAVAIALRTGSLPGVEDAAARALATIRQVMPARLRTRIDALEVTAVPGRRERSLPAVRPDVLVAVGTAASERRVLRFDYDGGTGEVLRAPGSGAGEGFRAPRRVEPHHVVTWGGRWYLVAWDLDRDDWRTFRIDRMAPREGVGARFERRALPAPDVATFIAERFTQPVLPVRGTVELELDAAVVAAWAGSGALVEAVGEGRCRLTAGSWSWGGLAGWFGIFDAPFTVVGPDDLRAAVARLAARATAAAAPAAADRPPQRRAPGEGMRAPRRDAAKGSGPGHDGAS; encoded by the coding sequence ATGCTCGAGACCTCAGGACGACTGCTCCGGCTGCTCTCGCTGCTCCAGGCGCGCCGGGACTGGCCGGGGCCCGCGCTCGCCGAGCGGCTCGACGTGAGCCCGCGCACCGTGCGGCGCGACGTCGACCGGTTGCGCGAGCTGGGCTACCCGGTCCGCGCGACGAAGGGGCCTGACGGCGGGTACCGGCTCGACGCCGGAGCGGACGTCCCACCGCTCCTCTTCGACGACGAGCAGGCGGTCGCGGTCGCGATCGCCCTGCGCACGGGCTCGCTCCCGGGCGTGGAGGACGCCGCGGCGCGCGCGCTCGCGACGATCCGTCAGGTCATGCCCGCGCGCCTGCGCACGCGCATCGACGCCCTGGAGGTCACGGCGGTCCCGGGGCGGCGGGAGCGGTCGCTGCCGGCCGTGCGGCCCGACGTGCTCGTGGCCGTGGGGACCGCCGCCAGCGAACGGCGTGTGCTCCGGTTCGACTACGACGGCGGGACGGGCGAGGTGCTCCGGGCGCCGGGGAGCGGGGCCGGGGAGGGCTTCCGCGCGCCGCGTCGTGTGGAGCCGCACCACGTCGTCACGTGGGGCGGGCGGTGGTACCTCGTCGCGTGGGACCTCGACCGGGACGACTGGAGAACGTTCCGGATCGACCGGATGGCACCGCGCGAGGGTGTCGGAGCACGGTTCGAGCGTCGGGCGCTGCCCGCCCCGGACGTGGCGACCTTCATCGCCGAGAGGTTCACGCAGCCCGTGCTGCCCGTCCGGGGGACGGTCGAGCTCGAGCTGGACGCCGCCGTCGTGGCGGCATGGGCTGGATCGGGCGCACTCGTGGAGGCCGTCGGAGAGGGGCGGTGCCGTCTGACCGCGGGGTCCTGGTCGTGGGGCGGGCTCGCCGGGTGGTTCGGCATCTTCGACGCCCCGTTCACCGTCGTCGGACCGGATGACCTGCGGGCCGCGGTGGCGCGTCTCGCAGCGCGGGCGACGGCAGCGGCCGCGCCCGCTGCGGCAGACCGGCCGCCGCAGCGCAGGGCGCCGGGCGAGGGGATGCGCGCGCCGCGGAGGGACGCCGCGAAGGGGAGTGGTCCGGGTCACGACGGCGCGAGTTGA
- a CDS encoding MTH1187 family thiamine-binding protein: MAVFAFSVAPLGAGESVADSVAEAVRIVRESGLPNRTTAMFTEIEGDWHVVMPVIQRATEAVGAGGHRVSLVIKADIRPGRTGELTGKVERVEERLAVESEETGHA, encoded by the coding sequence ATGGCCGTCTTCGCCTTCTCCGTCGCCCCGCTCGGTGCCGGCGAGTCCGTCGCGGACTCCGTCGCCGAGGCCGTCCGCATCGTCCGCGAGTCGGGCCTGCCCAACCGCACCACCGCGATGTTCACCGAGATCGAGGGCGACTGGCACGTCGTCATGCCGGTGATCCAGCGCGCCACCGAGGCCGTCGGCGCCGGCGGTCACCGGGTCTCGCTCGTCATCAAGGCCGACATCCGCCCGGGACGCACCGGGGAGCTCACCGGGAAGGTCGAGCGGGTCGAGGAGCGGCTCGCGGTCGAGTCGGAGGAGACCGGGCACGCCTGA
- the pdxR gene encoding MocR-like pyridoxine biosynthesis transcription factor PdxR, translating to MATDQTNSEPRPGTTAELAWEALLDLGTGPGSRVERLERAIRDAVHTGRVPVGAALPPSRQLAESLGVSRWVVTEAYGQLVAEGFLEARTGAATRVSAAAGARPTSPGGARSGGRPAIARVGEVPPLPGRARFDLAPGVPDLRHVPRDAWLRAAREALAASSNDDLGQPAPAGHPHARAVVADHLRRARVVAGPDDAVVLTRGATDGMARVAAALVEAGHTHLLVEDPSWSVLRDVAGRVGLTTVPVPVDHAGADVDALVAASRRTGARAALLTPAHQFPTGAALAPERREAVLAWARAVDGLVVEDDYDAEFRYDRRPVAALQQLDPDRVVLLGSVSKTMSPAFGVGWMVVPARWRESVMRAAATTHGTTAAPSTVDQLTFARLVASGGYDRHLRAARGRYRRRRDAVLDALSRELPGAAVRGIAAGMHALLTLPGSPDDPAPDAAHVVREAARREVTVVDLRRYQVRPADRSTTLVLGYGNLADARVGEAVARLADAVRAATRRGTGG from the coding sequence ATGGCCACAGACCAGACCAATTCCGAGCCACGGCCGGGCACGACGGCGGAGCTCGCCTGGGAGGCCCTGCTCGACCTGGGGACAGGGCCGGGCTCGCGCGTCGAGCGGCTCGAGCGCGCGATCCGCGACGCCGTGCACACCGGGCGCGTCCCGGTCGGGGCGGCGCTGCCGCCGAGCCGTCAGCTCGCCGAGTCGCTCGGGGTCTCGCGGTGGGTCGTCACGGAGGCCTACGGCCAGCTCGTCGCCGAGGGTTTCCTCGAGGCGCGGACCGGCGCCGCGACCCGCGTCTCCGCCGCGGCCGGTGCTCGGCCGACGAGCCCCGGAGGAGCGCGGTCGGGCGGACGACCGGCGATCGCCCGCGTGGGCGAGGTCCCGCCGTTGCCCGGCCGTGCCCGGTTCGACCTCGCGCCGGGCGTGCCCGACCTGCGGCACGTCCCGCGCGACGCGTGGCTGCGGGCCGCTCGCGAGGCCCTCGCCGCGTCGTCGAACGACGATCTCGGCCAGCCCGCGCCCGCCGGACACCCGCACGCGCGGGCCGTCGTCGCCGACCACCTGCGCCGGGCACGCGTCGTCGCCGGGCCGGACGACGCCGTCGTGCTCACGCGCGGCGCGACCGACGGGATGGCGCGCGTCGCCGCGGCGCTCGTCGAGGCGGGCCACACGCACCTGCTCGTCGAGGACCCGAGCTGGTCGGTGCTGCGCGACGTCGCCGGCCGCGTCGGTCTCACCACCGTCCCCGTCCCCGTGGACCACGCGGGCGCGGACGTGGACGCGCTCGTCGCGGCGTCGCGACGGACCGGGGCGCGCGCAGCGCTGCTGACGCCCGCCCACCAGTTCCCCACCGGCGCCGCGCTCGCACCCGAGCGGCGCGAGGCCGTGCTCGCGTGGGCCCGCGCCGTCGACGGCCTCGTGGTCGAGGACGACTACGACGCCGAGTTCCGGTACGACCGCCGGCCCGTCGCCGCGCTCCAGCAGCTCGACCCCGACCGCGTGGTCCTGCTGGGGTCGGTGAGCAAGACGATGAGCCCGGCGTTCGGCGTCGGGTGGATGGTCGTGCCCGCCCGCTGGCGCGAGTCCGTGATGCGCGCGGCCGCCACGACGCACGGCACGACGGCGGCGCCGTCCACGGTCGACCAGCTCACGTTCGCCCGCCTCGTCGCCTCAGGCGGGTACGACCGGCACCTGCGCGCCGCGCGGGGGCGGTACCGCCGCCGTCGCGACGCCGTGCTCGACGCGCTCTCGCGCGAGCTGCCCGGCGCCGCGGTGCGCGGCATCGCGGCGGGGATGCACGCGCTGCTCACCCTGCCCGGCTCACCCGACGACCCGGCGCCCGACGCCGCGCACGTCGTGCGCGAGGCCGCGCGGCGCGAGGTCACCGTCGTCGACCTGCGCCGCTACCAGGTGCGCCCCGCCGACCGGTCCACGACCCTCGTGCTCGGGTACGGCAACCTCGCCGACGCCCGCGTCGGCGAGGCCGTCGCCCGCCTCGCCGACGCGGTCCGTGCCGCTACTCGTCGTGGGACAGGAGGCTGA
- a CDS encoding 2-phospho-L-lactate guanylyltransferase, whose amino-acid sequence MTLVGDLVVPDGAARPGGPARPGRVVAVVPLRDGSSGKSRLAHVLDPASRSRLIAVLARHVVGTLLASDGVERVVVVTSDPRFTWRALRDVVVDESTAAADAAGTDGLPLLTDDADRLRIVLQPADRPGLNAAVDVGREIAAEGASTEGPVRLLVAHADLPALTPADVAALLAEDAPVVVATDRRGAGTNLLALDPPASAPSSTGLLSESGPERQEPRARPVARFRFRFGVGSRAAHVAEAERLGLRAVVVQRPGTAVDLDTVEDWGELPADARAVVGLHVPALRDRDA is encoded by the coding sequence GTGACGCTCGTGGGTGACCTCGTGGTGCCCGACGGCGCCGCTCGCCCGGGTGGGCCCGCCCGCCCGGGGCGCGTGGTCGCCGTCGTGCCGCTGCGTGACGGGTCGTCGGGGAAGTCGCGGCTCGCGCACGTCCTGGACCCCGCGTCGCGCAGCCGGCTGATCGCCGTGCTCGCGCGGCACGTCGTGGGGACGCTGCTCGCGAGCGACGGCGTGGAGCGCGTGGTCGTGGTGACGTCGGACCCGCGGTTCACGTGGCGCGCGCTGCGCGACGTCGTGGTGGACGAGTCCACCGCCGCGGCGGACGCCGCCGGTACCGACGGGCTCCCCCTCCTGACCGACGACGCGGACCGGCTCCGCATCGTCCTGCAGCCCGCGGACCGGCCGGGCCTGAACGCAGCGGTCGACGTCGGCCGGGAGATCGCAGCCGAGGGCGCGTCGACCGAGGGCCCGGTGCGGCTCCTCGTGGCGCACGCCGACCTCCCCGCGCTCACGCCCGCGGACGTGGCGGCGCTCCTCGCCGAGGACGCGCCCGTCGTCGTCGCGACGGACCGCCGGGGCGCGGGCACGAACCTCCTCGCCCTCGACCCTCCGGCTTCCGCGCCGTCGAGCACGGGGTTGCTGTCGGAAAGCGGCCCAGAACGACAGGAACCTCGTGCTCGGCCGGTGGCACGGTTTCGGTTTCGGTTCGGGGTCGGGAGCCGTGCCGCCCATGTTGCCGAGGCCGAGCGGCTCGGGCTGCGGGCCGTCGTCGTGCAGCGGCCCGGCACCGCGGTCGACCTCGACACCGTCGAGGACTGGGGCGAGCTGCCCGCGGACGCGCGGGCCGTCGTCGGGCTGCACGTCCCGGCGCTGCGCGACCGCGACGCCTGA
- a CDS encoding restriction system modified-DNA reader domain-containing protein, with translation MPLFEVDAERPVLVQPPQPAGAFGTDAQRVVDGNIEGLLGEQIFPVAQGTSDDEPHLLALDAAGLPVVIEVTAELTEEALTAALNHAGRAGRLTRAELAARYTGGASRFQQDVAAFYDNVPLTRSQATARATGARLIVICSSAAPGIQDALDFLRQPGSPVAVLRLGVVQGADGRRFVDVSPLAMTRDNSAPPAAPEPRRGRAVAPGSDFADGVAVGRALTGKFPVVTRQAAQSRAERRRAAELEPRALPGIAPTAADETGPLAALVPVTAPSEPSRAEPPVLDFVPLDDPLTARTVPEPASSGWADRRPVEPGDETPTPRTSILTRESIRTRESIRTRESYLTHEYGEQRSPSREQPYDPLSYHPPVDLDPAPTRASASRDVVPVPPPPPVDVPLGPDDDPDLVALARAFGTPRELVWSRPRRGQRFEAVLQPDGFIELSDGARFRHPDLAAVAVSGTHTADGWSVWRLGAEDGPTLTDAFREHHA, from the coding sequence ATGCCCCTCTTCGAGGTGGACGCCGAGCGTCCCGTACTGGTCCAGCCGCCCCAGCCGGCAGGTGCCTTCGGGACGGACGCGCAGCGCGTCGTGGACGGCAACATCGAGGGGCTGCTGGGCGAGCAGATCTTCCCCGTCGCGCAGGGCACGTCCGACGACGAGCCCCACCTCCTCGCGCTCGACGCCGCCGGCCTCCCGGTCGTCATCGAGGTCACCGCGGAGCTCACGGAGGAGGCCCTCACCGCGGCGCTCAACCACGCCGGCCGGGCCGGGCGCCTCACGCGCGCCGAGCTCGCCGCCCGCTACACCGGCGGCGCCTCGCGGTTCCAGCAGGACGTCGCGGCGTTCTACGACAACGTCCCCCTCACGCGCTCGCAGGCGACCGCCCGCGCGACCGGTGCCCGGCTCATCGTCATCTGCTCGAGCGCCGCACCCGGCATCCAGGACGCGCTCGACTTCCTCCGTCAGCCCGGATCGCCGGTCGCGGTCCTGCGCCTCGGCGTCGTCCAGGGCGCCGACGGCCGCCGCTTCGTCGACGTGTCCCCGCTCGCGATGACGCGCGACAACTCCGCGCCGCCCGCGGCACCCGAGCCCCGCCGGGGCCGCGCCGTCGCCCCCGGATCCGACTTCGCGGACGGCGTCGCCGTGGGCCGAGCCCTGACCGGCAAGTTTCCCGTGGTGACGCGGCAGGCCGCGCAGTCCCGGGCCGAGCGTCGTCGTGCCGCCGAGCTCGAGCCGCGCGCCCTCCCCGGGATCGCGCCCACCGCGGCCGACGAGACCGGCCCGCTCGCCGCGCTGGTCCCGGTCACCGCACCGTCGGAGCCGTCGCGCGCCGAGCCGCCGGTCCTGGACTTCGTGCCCCTCGACGACCCGCTCACCGCACGGACCGTGCCCGAGCCCGCGTCCTCCGGCTGGGCCGACCGCCGACCCGTCGAGCCCGGCGACGAGACGCCGACCCCGCGCACGTCGATCCTTACCCGCGAGTCCATCCGCACCCGCGAGTCGATCCGGACGCGCGAGTCGTACCTCACCCACGAGTACGGCGAGCAGCGCAGCCCGTCGCGCGAGCAGCCGTACGACCCGCTGTCCTACCACCCGCCGGTCGACCTCGACCCGGCACCCACGCGCGCGTCCGCGAGCCGGGACGTCGTCCCGGTGCCGCCCCCGCCCCCCGTGGACGTGCCGCTCGGCCCCGACGACGACCCCGACCTCGTCGCGCTCGCCCGCGCGTTCGGCACGCCCCGCGAGCTCGTGTGGTCCCGGCCGCGCCGCGGCCAGCGCTTCGAGGCGGTGCTCCAGCCCGACGGCTTCATCGAGCTGTCCGACGGCGCCCGGTTCCGCCACCCGGACCTCGCCGCCGTCGCCGTGTCGGGCACCCACACCGCCGACGGGTGGAGCGTCTGGCGCCTCGGCGCCGAGGACGGCCCCACCCTCACCGACGCCTTCCGCGAGCACCACGCCTGA
- a CDS encoding ATP-binding cassette domain-containing protein, with protein MIRTRALTKDFPVGRDASATVHAVRGIDLDVAPGELVAVLGPNGAGKTTTLRMLTTLIRPTSGTATVAGHDVVAEPDAVRHRIGYVGQGNGAGHAQRAVDELTSQGRIHGLDRRTARRRADELLDSLELGSYGARKVSDLSGGQRRRLDVAMGLVHAPSLLFLDEPSTGLDPHNRANLWDHVLRMREDSLAATGEPMTIVLTTHYLDEADTMAERVVVVDHGQVIADDTAENLKADLAGDRVVVTLAPPQGPAHDDAARLVALARRVEGFREATRTPDGAPAVGHDAAPTLEVRAERGDAYLPRLLRAADADGIAVETAQVHRPTLDDVFLALTGRSLREAGAATPTDAPAEGTRPTERTAA; from the coding sequence GTGATCCGCACCAGAGCACTGACCAAGGACTTCCCCGTCGGGCGCGACGCGAGCGCCACGGTGCACGCCGTGCGCGGCATCGACCTCGACGTCGCACCCGGCGAGCTCGTCGCCGTCCTCGGCCCCAACGGGGCCGGCAAGACGACCACGCTCCGCATGCTCACCACGCTCATCCGCCCCACGTCGGGCACCGCCACGGTCGCGGGGCACGACGTCGTCGCGGAGCCCGACGCCGTCCGGCACCGCATCGGCTACGTCGGGCAGGGCAACGGCGCCGGGCACGCGCAGCGCGCCGTCGACGAGCTCACCAGCCAGGGCCGCATCCACGGCCTCGACCGGCGCACCGCGCGACGCCGCGCCGACGAGCTCCTCGACTCCCTCGAGCTCGGGTCCTACGGCGCGCGCAAGGTGTCCGACCTCTCCGGCGGGCAGCGTCGCCGGCTCGACGTCGCGATGGGCCTCGTGCACGCGCCGTCGCTGCTGTTCCTCGACGAGCCGTCGACCGGGCTCGACCCGCACAACCGGGCGAACCTGTGGGACCACGTGCTGCGCATGCGCGAGGACTCGCTCGCGGCCACGGGCGAGCCCATGACGATCGTCCTCACGACGCACTACCTCGACGAGGCCGACACCATGGCCGAGCGCGTTGTCGTCGTCGACCACGGCCAGGTCATCGCCGACGACACCGCGGAGAACCTCAAGGCCGACCTCGCCGGGGACCGCGTCGTCGTCACGCTGGCGCCCCCGCAGGGTCCGGCGCACGACGACGCAGCACGGCTCGTCGCGCTCGCCCGCCGCGTCGAGGGCTTCCGCGAGGCGACCCGCACGCCCGACGGCGCCCCCGCCGTCGGGCACGACGCCGCGCCCACGCTCGAGGTGCGCGCCGAGCGCGGCGACGCCTACCTCCCCCGCCTGCTGCGCGCCGCCGACGCGGACGGCATCGCCGTCGAGACCGCGCAGGTGCACCGGCCCACGCTCGACGACGTCTTCCTCGCGCTCACCGGGCGCAGCCTGCGCGAGGCCGGCGCCGCGACCCCGACCGACGCCCCCGCCGAGGGCACCCGCCCCACCGAGAGGACCGCAGCATGA
- a CDS encoding aspartate/glutamate racemase family protein, whose product MIGFLHTADVHVATFGALVDEVAPGQGHVHRVDVPLLDDARAGAPTGERVRAHVDALVAAGASVVVCTCSTLGPVAEEVGGAGVPVLRVDRPLAEAAVRDGGRVAVVVALASTLGPTTELLADAARRSGATVELDPVVCADAWADFEAGDLSAYRRGVADAARDAVGRRGADVVVLAQASMAPAAALLADLRVPVLTSPGSAVARAVELARA is encoded by the coding sequence GTGATCGGGTTCCTGCACACGGCAGACGTGCACGTCGCGACCTTCGGCGCGCTGGTGGACGAGGTCGCGCCGGGGCAGGGGCACGTGCACCGGGTGGACGTGCCGCTCCTGGACGACGCGCGGGCGGGTGCGCCGACGGGTGAGCGGGTCCGGGCACACGTCGACGCGCTCGTCGCGGCGGGGGCGTCGGTGGTGGTGTGCACGTGCTCGACGCTCGGGCCGGTCGCGGAGGAGGTCGGCGGGGCCGGGGTGCCCGTGCTGCGGGTGGACCGGCCGCTCGCCGAGGCGGCGGTGCGCGACGGCGGCCGGGTCGCTGTCGTCGTCGCGCTCGCCTCGACGCTCGGCCCGACGACGGAGCTCCTCGCCGACGCCGCCCGACGCTCGGGGGCGACCGTCGAGCTCGACCCGGTCGTCTGCGCGGACGCGTGGGCGGACTTCGAGGCCGGGGACCTCAGCGCGTACCGGCGCGGAGTCGCGGACGCGGCGCGGGACGCCGTCGGGCGGCGGGGCGCGGACGTCGTCGTGCTCGCGCAGGCCAGCATGGCGCCCGCGGCGGCGTTGCTCGCCGACCTTCGGGTCCCCGTCCTGACGAGCCCGGGCAGCGCGGTGGCCCGGGCCGTGGAACTGGCCCGGGCCTGA
- a CDS encoding nitroreductase family protein, translated as MEFQDVVRRRRMVRRFTAEPVDPDAVDRLVRNAVRAPSAGFAQGWSFLVLTEPDDVARFWSATSPEQPERSMSAWLAGMRTAPVLVVVLTSKDVYLDRYAEDDKGWADRDENRWAVPYWHVDAGMAALLMLQTAVDEGLGACFFGVAPGEVARLRAAFDIPDTYAPTGVVAVGHPADRATTGSPRRRERKPLDDVVHRGRWGARP; from the coding sequence GTGGAGTTCCAGGACGTCGTCCGACGCCGCCGCATGGTGCGCCGGTTCACCGCCGAGCCGGTCGACCCCGACGCGGTAGACCGCCTCGTGCGCAACGCGGTCCGCGCCCCGAGCGCGGGGTTCGCGCAGGGGTGGTCGTTCCTCGTGCTCACCGAGCCCGACGACGTCGCGCGCTTCTGGTCCGCGACCTCGCCCGAGCAGCCCGAGCGGAGCATGAGCGCGTGGCTCGCGGGGATGCGCACCGCACCCGTGCTGGTCGTGGTCCTCACGTCGAAGGACGTCTACCTCGACCGGTACGCCGAGGACGACAAGGGCTGGGCCGACCGCGACGAGAACCGCTGGGCCGTGCCGTACTGGCACGTCGACGCGGGGATGGCCGCGCTGCTCATGCTGCAGACCGCCGTCGACGAGGGGCTCGGCGCGTGCTTCTTCGGCGTCGCGCCGGGCGAGGTCGCGCGGCTGCGCGCGGCGTTCGACATCCCCGACACGTACGCCCCGACCGGGGTCGTCGCCGTCGGGCACCCCGCCGACCGGGCGACCACGGGCTCGCCGCGACGTCGCGAGCGCAAGCCGCTCGACGACGTCGTGCACCGCGGCCGGTGGGGAGCCCGGCCGTGA
- the cofD gene encoding 2-phospho-L-lactate transferase — protein MTAEHRTDRVTVLAGGVGGARLAHGLDLAGADLTVVVNVADDVELHGLWISPDLDTVTYTLAGLADEERGWGVVGETYAALDAMGRLGEDTWFTLGDRDLATHVVRTAGLRAGASLTEVTARLTTALGVRARVLPVTDDRVATLVDTPAGRLGFQEYFVGRRHADDVLGLVYDGIEAARPAPGVLDAVTGADVVVVAPSNPFLSVEPVLGVAGVRDALGGTSARRVAVSPIVGGRAIKGPAAQILTTLGHEVSALGVARLYVGLVDVMVIDDHDAHLADDVRALGMDVVVTDTVMGGAAGRERLARTLLASAGDARG, from the coding sequence GTGACAGCAGAACACCGCACCGACCGCGTGACCGTGCTCGCGGGCGGGGTCGGCGGGGCACGCCTCGCGCACGGCCTGGACCTCGCCGGGGCCGACCTCACGGTCGTCGTCAACGTGGCGGACGACGTCGAGCTGCACGGCCTGTGGATCTCCCCCGACCTGGACACCGTGACGTACACGCTCGCCGGGCTCGCGGACGAGGAGCGCGGCTGGGGCGTCGTCGGCGAGACGTACGCGGCGCTGGACGCGATGGGCCGGCTCGGCGAGGACACGTGGTTCACGCTCGGGGACCGCGACCTCGCGACGCACGTGGTCCGGACGGCCGGCCTGCGCGCGGGGGCGTCCCTGACCGAGGTGACCGCGCGGCTCACGACGGCGCTCGGCGTCCGGGCGCGCGTGCTGCCCGTGACCGACGACCGCGTCGCGACGCTCGTCGACACGCCCGCGGGCCGCCTCGGGTTCCAGGAGTACTTCGTGGGGCGCCGGCACGCGGACGACGTGCTGGGACTCGTCTACGACGGCATCGAGGCGGCGCGCCCGGCGCCCGGCGTGCTCGACGCGGTGACCGGCGCCGACGTCGTCGTGGTCGCGCCGTCGAACCCGTTCCTGTCGGTCGAGCCGGTGCTGGGCGTCGCCGGGGTGCGGGACGCGCTCGGCGGGACGTCCGCGCGCCGCGTCGCGGTGAGCCCGATCGTCGGCGGGCGGGCGATCAAGGGGCCTGCGGCGCAGATCCTCACGACGCTCGGGCACGAGGTCTCGGCGCTCGGCGTCGCGCGCCTGTACGTCGGGCTCGTCGACGTCATGGTGATCGACGACCACGACGCGCACCTCGCCGACGACGTGCGGGCGCTCGGGATGGACGTCGTCGTGACGGACACCGTCATGGGCGGCGCCGCGGGTCGCGAGCGCCTCGCGCGCACGCTCCTCGCGTCGGCGGGTGACGCTCGTGGGTGA